The following nucleotide sequence is from Pseudomonas sessilinigenes.
TTCGACCTGTCGGCGGCCAACCTGGCCATCGACCGCGGCCTGGGCGGCGCCAACGTCGCTCGCGACTACGACGATGCCAACGTACCCGGGACCCCGGCCTGGCAGGAGCAGATCACCGGCGTCAGCCGCGAGAAGGCGATCCAGATCGCCCGGGAGTTCGCCGACAACGCCGACAAGACCCGTGGCCGCTCGATGATCATCCTCGGTGCGGCGCTCAACCACTGGTACCACATGGACATGAGCTACCGCGGGCTGATCAACATGCTCATGCTCTGCGGCTGCATCGGCCAGACCGGTGGCGGCTGGGCCCACTACGTCGGCCAGGAGAAACTGCGCCCGCAGTGCGGCTGGCTGCCCCTGACCTTCGGCCTGGACTGGAGCCGGCCACCCCGGCAGATGAACGGCACCAGTTTCTTCTATGCCCACAGCTCGCAGTGGCGCCACGAGAAGATGAACATGCACGACGTGCTCTCGCCCCTGGCCGACAAGAGCCAGTTCCCCGAGCACGCCCTGGACTACAACATCCGCGCCGAGCGCGCCGGCTGGCTGCCCAGCTCGCCGCAGTTCAGCAGCAACCCGCTGCACATCTGCCGTGACGCCGCCGCGGCCGGCATGGCGCCCAAGGACTACGTGGTCAAGGCCTGGCAGGACGGCAGCCTGCGCTTCGCCTGCGAGCAGCCGGACGATCCGGCCAATTTCCCGCGCAACATGTTCATCTGGCGCTCGAACCTGCTGGGCTCTTCCGGCAAGGGCCACGAGTACATGCTCAAGTACCTGCTGGGCACCCGCAACGGCGTGATGAACGAGGACATCGGCCAGTCCGGCGACTGCAAGCCGCAGGAAGCCGAATGGGTCGAGCAGGGCCCGACCGGCAAGCTGGACCTGGTCACCACCCTGGATTTCCGCATGTCCTCGACCTGCGTGTATTCCGACATCGTCCTGCCGACCGCGACCTGGTACGAGAAGGACGACATGAACACCTCGGACATGCACCCCTTCATCCACCCGCTGTCGGCGGCCATCGACCCGGCCTGGGAATCGCGCACCGACTGGGAGATCTACAAGAGCATCGCCAAGGCCTTCTCCGAGATGAGCGAAGGGCACCTGGGGGTCGAGCAGGACCTGGTCACCGTGCCTCTGCTGCATGACAGCGTCGGCGAGCTGGCCCAACCCTTCGGCGGCAGCGACTGGAAGAGCGCCGGAGTGGCGCCACAGCCGGGCAAGAACGCGCCGAACCTGCAAGTGGTGGAGCGCAACTACCCGAACATCTACAAGCAGTTCACCTCCCTGGGCCCGTTGCTGGAAAAGCTCGGCAACGGCGGCAAGGGCATCAACTGGAACACCGAGGAGGAAGTCCAACTGCTGGGCGAGTTGAACTACCGCGAGCAGGAGGCGGGCATCAGCCAGGGCCGGCCGAAGATCGACACCGCCATCGACGCCGCCGAAGTGGTGCTGTCCCTGGCCCCGGAAACCAACGGCCGCGTGGCGCTCAAGGCCTGGGAAGCCCTGTCGCGGTTTACCGGTATCGACCACAGCCACCTGGCGCAATCCAAGGCCCATGAGGCGATCCGCTTCCGCGATATCCAGGCCCAGCCGCGCAAGATCATCTCCAGCCCGACCTGGTCCGGCCTGGAAGACGACCACGTGAGCTACAACGCCGGCTACACCAACGTCCACGAGAACATCCCGTGGCGCACCATCACCGGGCGCCAGCAGTTCTACCAGGACCACCCGTGGATGCAGGCCTTCGGCGAGCAGTTGATGAACTACCGGCCACCGGTGGACACCCGGACCATCGAAGCGGTGAAGGGCAAGCGCGCCAACGGCAACCCGGAGATCGTCCTCAACTGGATCACCCCGCACCAGAAGTGGGGGATCCACAGCACCTACAGCGACAACCTGCTGATGCTCACCCTGAGCCGTGGCGGGCCGATCGTCTGGCTCTCGGAGATCGACGCCAAGCGCGCCGGCATCCAGGACAACGACTGGATCGAGTGCTTCAACGCCAACGGCGCGGCGACCGCCCGGGCGGTGGTCAGCCAGCGGGTCAAGGAGGGCATGGTGATGATGTACCACGCCCAGGAACGGATCGTGAACGTGCCCGGTTCCGAGACCACCGGCACCCGTGGCGGCCACCACAACTCGGTGACCCGGGTGGTGCTCAAGCCCACCCACATGATCGGCGGCTATGCCCAGCAGGCCTACGGTTTCAACTATTACGGCACGGTCGGTTGCAACCGCGACGAGTTCGTCGTGGTGCGCAAGATGGCCGAGGTCGACTGGCTCGACGGTTCCCGTGGCGACGAGCTGCCACAGCCGTTGCCCACCGAGATGGAATGAGGAATGCAGTCATGAAGATCCGTTCGCAAATCGGCATGGTCCTGAACCTGGACAAATGCATTGGCTGCCACACCTGCTCGGTCACCTGCAAGAACGTCTGGACCAGCCGCGAGGGCATGGAATACGCCTGGTTCAACAACGTCGAGACCAAGCCCGGGATCGGCTACCCCAAGGAGTGGGAGAACCAGGACAAGTGGAAGGGCGGTTGGGTGCGCAACGCCAATGGCTCGATCAACCCGCGCATCGGCGGCAAGTTCCGGGTGTTGGCCAATATCTTCGCCAACCCCGAGCTGCCAGGCCTGGACGACTACTACGAGCCGTTCGACTTCGACTACCAGCACCTGCACACCGCGCCTTCGGGCAACCACCAGCCCACCGCTCGACCACGCTCGGTGGTGTCGGGCAAGCGCATGGAGAAGATCGAGTGGGGACCCAACTGGGAGGAGATCCTGGGCAGCGAGTTCGCCAAGCGCCGCAAGGATCGCAACTTCGACCAGATCCAGGCGGACATCTACGGTGAGTACGAAAACACCTTCATGATGTACCTGCCGCGCCTGTGCGAGCACTGCCTGAACCCGGCCTGCGCGGCGTCCTGCCCGAGCGGGGCGATCTACAAGCGCGAGGAAGACGGCATCGTCCTGATCGACCAGGAGAAGTGCCGTGGCTGGCGCATGTGCATCAGCGGCTGCCCGTACAAGAAGATCTATTTCAACTGGAAGAGCGGCAAGTCCGAGAAGTGCATCTTCTGCTACCCACGGATCGAGGCCGGCATGCCCACCGTGTGCGCCGAGACCTGCGTCGGGCGCATTCGCTACCTCGGCGTGCTGCTCTACGACGCCGACCGCATCAGCGAGGTGGCCAGTACCGCCGACGAGCAGGACCTGTACCAGAAGCAGCTGGAGATCTTCCTCGACCCCCACGATCCGGCGGTGATCCGCCAGGCCCTGGCCGATGGCGTGCCGCAGTCGGTGATCGACGCCGCGCAGCGCTCGCCGGTGTACAAGATGGCCGTGGACTGGCAACTGGCGCTGCCACTGCACCCGGAATACCGGACCTTGCCGATGGTCTGGTACGTGCCGCCGCTGTCGCCGATCCAGAACGCCGCGGCGGCCGGCACCGTGGGCATGAGCGGGGTGATCCCGGATGTCGACAGCCTGCGCATTCCGCTGCGCTACCTGGCCAACCTGCTGACCGCCGGTGACGAGCAACCGGTGCGGCGCGCACTCAAGCGCCTGCTGGCGATGCGTGCCTACAAGCGCTCGGAACAGGTGGACGGCACACCGGACCTGCAAGTCCTGGCCGACGTCGGCCTGAGCGTGGCCCAGGTCGAGGAGATGTACCGCTACCTGGCCATCGCCAACTATGAAGATCGCTACGTGGTGCCCAGCGCCCATCGCGAAGAGGCCATGAGCGACGCCTTCGCCGAGCGCTCGGGCTGCGGCTTCAGCTTCGGCAGCGGCTGCAGCGGCAGTTCCGACACCAACCTGTTCGGCGCGAAGAAGGCCAACCGCCGCGACATCATCAAGACCGTCCAACTGTGGGAGGACTGACCATGCGCATTCTCAAGGTGATTTCACTGCTGCTGGACTACCCGACCCAGGAACTGGTCGCCGGCCGAGATGAACTGGAGCAGGCGATCATCCAGGCCCGGGAGATCAGCCCGCGCCAGCGCGGGGCGCTGTTCGAGCTGCTGGAGCTGATCTGCAACAACGACCTGATGGACCGCCAGGAGCACTACGGGGCGCTGTTCGGCCGGGGGCGGTCACTGTCGCTGCTGCTGTTCGAGCATGTGCACGGCGAGTCCCGCGATCGCGGCCAGGCCATGGTCGACTTGCTGGCCCAGTACGAGGCGGCGGGTTTCGCCCTGGGCGTCAAGGAGCTGCCGGACTACATCCCGCTGTACCTGGAGTACCTGTCGACTCGCGATGAGCTGGAGGCGCGCGAGGGCCTGGCCGATGTTGCGCACCTGCTGGCGCTGCTCGCCGCCCGCCTGGAAGAGCGCGAGAGCTTCTATGCCGGCTGCTTCCGCGCCTTGTTGCAGATCGCCGGGGCCGAGCCGCACCAGGCCGTGGCCGATGTGCGTGAGCAGGTGGCGGCGGAGCAGCGCGACGATTCCCTGGAGGCCCTGGACAAGATCTGGGAGGAGGAGGCGGTGGACTTCCTCCAGGCCCAGCAGCAGGACCGTTGCGCCGGACAGGCCAGTGCGCCGGGCAAGCCCCGGGAGGAAAGCGCGGTGCCGCTGCACTGGGTGGATTTTCAGGATCAAGGGCTGGCCCGCAAGCCGGCCGGGGAGGTGGGTAATGTCTAAGTGGAACCTGTTGTTGTTCGGGGTGTATCCCTATGTGGCCCTGGCGATCTGCCTGCTGGGCAGCTGGGCGCGGTTCGACCTGTCCCAGTACACCTGGAAGGCCGGCTCCAGCCAGATGCTCTCCAGCCGTGGCATGCGGCTGGCGAGCAACCTGTTTCACATCGGCGTGCTGTTCGTCCTGGCCGGGCATTTCGTCGGCTTGCTGACCCCGGCCTCGGTCTATCACCACGTGATCAGCACCGAGCACAAGCAACTGCTGGCCATGGTCTCCGGTGGATTTTTCGGCCTCCTGTGCCTGCTGGGCCTGGTGCTGCTGATCAAGCGGCGCCTGACCGACCCTCGGGTGCGGGCGACTTCCAGCACTTCGGACATCCTGATCCTGCTGGTGCTGCTGGCCCAGTTGCTGCTGGGCTTGCTGACCATCGTCGCCTCCACCGGGCACATGGACGGTTCGGTGATGGTGATGCTCGCCGACTGGGCGCAGTACACCGTGCTGTTGCGGCCGGTGGATGCGGCGGCGGCCATCGCCCCGGTGGCCCTGGTGTACAAGCTGCATGTGCTGCTGGGCCTGAGCCTGTTCGTGCTGTTTCCCTTTACTCGACTGGTGCACATCGTCAGTGCCCCGGTGTGGTACCTGGGCCGGCGTTATCAAATCGTGCGGCAGAAAGCCTGAGGAGGCGACCATGACCAGTGGATGCGGATGTGGCGGTAATGGGGGGGGCAATGGCGGCTGCTCCTCCTCGGCAGTGCACCCGCCCCAGGCGGTTGGCCAGGGGCCGGAGCTGGCGGTGGAGATAACGCCGCAGCTGATTGCCAGCAGTGAGCAGGAATGGCCGGTGGTCAGTGTCAACGGCATCTTGATCGAGCCCCAGGCCATGGCCCAGGAGCTGCAATACCATCCGGCGGCCGATCGCCAGGAGGCGGTGTTCCTGGCCGCCAGGGCGCTGGTGATCCGCGAGCTGCTGCAGCAACGGATCGCCGAGCTGGGCCTTGGGGCCCGGCTCGGTGCCGGGGAGAACCAGGAGGAGGCGGCCACCCGCTTGCTCCTGGAACATGAGGTGCAGGTGCCCGAATGTGACGAGGCCAGCTGCCAGCGCTACTACGCCAGCAACCGCGGGCGCTTCCACAGCGCGCCGCTGCTGGCGGTGCGGCATATCCTGCTCGAGTGCGCCCCGGACGATGCCCAGGCGCGGGCCCAGGCCTTCACCCAGGCGCAGATTCTCTGCGAGCGGTTGGTGCAGTTCCCCGGGCAGTTCGCCGAGCTGGCGCGCAAGTACTCGGCCTGTCCGTCCAAGGAGCAGGGCGGCGAGTTGGGGCAGATCAGCAAGGGCCAGACCGTGCCGGAGCTGGAGCGCCAGTTGTTCACCCAGGCCCAGGGCCTGGTGGCCAAGCCTTTGGAGAGTCGTTATGGCTGGCACGTGCTGAGCGTCGACCAGCGGATCGAGGGCCAGCCCTTGCCCTACGAGGCGGTGGCCACGGCGATCCGTACCCAGCTGCAGCAGGGGGTATGGCAGAAGGCGGTGGTGCAGTACCTGCAGACCCTGGTGGGCGCCGCGGACATCCGCGGGATCCGCCTGCAGGGTGCCGATTCGCCGCTGGTGCAATAGGAGCAGGAGCATGGGCAAGCTGATGCAGGATGGCTTCGGGCGGCAGATCGACTACCTGCGCCTGTCGGTGACCGATCGCTGCGATTTACGTTGTGTCTATTGCATGGCCAGCGACATGACGTTCCTGCCGCGCCAGCAGGTGCTGACCCTGGAGGAATTGCTGCGCCTGGCCACGCTGTTCGTCGGCCAGGGCGTGCGCAAGATCCGCCTGACCGGCGGCGAACCGCTGGTGCGCCCGGGGATTGTCGAGCTGTGCCGGCAGATCGCGGCCTTGCCGGGCCTGCGGGAGTTGGTGATGACCACCAACGGCACGCAGTTGCAGCGCCTGGCCCGGCCCCTGGCCGACGCCGGGGTGCGCCGGTTGAATATCAGCCTGGACAGCCTGGACGGCCAGCGCTTTCGGGCCATCACCCGCAACGGTGACCTGGACCAGGTGCTGCGCGGTATCGAGGCCGCGCGGCAGGCCGGCTTCGAAGGCATCAAGCTCAACTGCGTGGTGATGCAGGGACGCAATTTCGACGAGGTGCCGGCGCTGCTGCAATACGCTATCGACCAGGGCATCGATATCACCTTCATCGAGGAAATGCCCCTGGGGGAGGTGGGGCGCTCGCGGGGCGAGGCGTTCTGTGCCAGCGACCAGGTGCGGCGGCTGATCGCCAGCCGCCATGCCTTGCTCGACAGTGCCGAGAACAGTGGCGGCCCGGCGCGCTACATGCGCCTGGTGGAGCATCCGCGAACCCGCGTCGGTTTCATTTCACCCAACAGCCACAACTTCTGCGCCACCTGCAACCGGGTGCGCCTGACCGTCGAGGGCAAGCTGTTGCTGTGCCTGGGCCAGGAAGACTCCCTGGACTTGCGCGGCCTGCTGCGCCGCTATCCGCTGGACGATGCGCCGCTGATCGACGCCCTGCAACAGGCGTTGCGGCGCAAGCCGCTGCGCCATGACTTCGATCCCCAAGGCGCGGTGCAACTGGTGCGCTTCATGAACATGAGCGGGGGTTGACGCGCCATTTGCCGCCAAGCCTTCCATCCCGCAGAACCTTGCGAAACGTGTTGCCTACCCGGCGAGTCCTGCGGCCTCGTACGCAGCCTCGCGCTGCTCGGCAGCGGTTACGGGGTTTGGTATTGGGCAGTCGCCGGGGAGCGGAAAAATACTTGATCACGATCAATGGCAATCAATCTCATGCTCCGTAATATTCCTGCATCTTGTGTTTTGAGATTCCAAAACACCTATATGTAGTGTCAGGAGGGTGAATGCACAGCACACTGATCGAAGTGGGGCACAACCGGCTGCACAAGCGCGATGGCAGCCTGGTGGCCTTTGACGCGGACAAGATCCGCCAGGCGCTGATCGCTGCCGGCAAGGCCACTGGCGAGTACGCCGAAGCCGAAAGCGAAGGCCTTTTGGCGGCGGTCCTGGCCCACCTGGAAGGGTGTCCGCAGCTGCATGTGGAGCAGATCCAGGACCGGGTCGAACGGGTGCTGATGGACGCCGGGCACTT
It contains:
- the moaA gene encoding GTP 3',8-cyclase MoaA, with amino-acid sequence MGKLMQDGFGRQIDYLRLSVTDRCDLRCVYCMASDMTFLPRQQVLTLEELLRLATLFVGQGVRKIRLTGGEPLVRPGIVELCRQIAALPGLRELVMTTNGTQLQRLARPLADAGVRRLNISLDSLDGQRFRAITRNGDLDQVLRGIEAARQAGFEGIKLNCVVMQGRNFDEVPALLQYAIDQGIDITFIEEMPLGEVGRSRGEAFCASDQVRRLIASRHALLDSAENSGGPARYMRLVEHPRTRVGFISPNSHNFCATCNRVRLTVEGKLLLCLGQEDSLDLRGLLRRYPLDDAPLIDALQQALRRKPLRHDFDPQGAVQLVRFMNMSGG
- the narI gene encoding respiratory nitrate reductase subunit gamma → MSKWNLLLFGVYPYVALAICLLGSWARFDLSQYTWKAGSSQMLSSRGMRLASNLFHIGVLFVLAGHFVGLLTPASVYHHVISTEHKQLLAMVSGGFFGLLCLLGLVLLIKRRLTDPRVRATSSTSDILILLVLLAQLLLGLLTIVASTGHMDGSVMVMLADWAQYTVLLRPVDAAAAIAPVALVYKLHVLLGLSLFVLFPFTRLVHIVSAPVWYLGRRYQIVRQKA
- the narJ gene encoding nitrate reductase molybdenum cofactor assembly chaperone, with the protein product MRILKVISLLLDYPTQELVAGRDELEQAIIQAREISPRQRGALFELLELICNNDLMDRQEHYGALFGRGRSLSLLLFEHVHGESRDRGQAMVDLLAQYEAAGFALGVKELPDYIPLYLEYLSTRDELEAREGLADVAHLLALLAARLEERESFYAGCFRALLQIAGAEPHQAVADVREQVAAEQRDDSLEALDKIWEEEAVDFLQAQQQDRCAGQASAPGKPREESAVPLHWVDFQDQGLARKPAGEVGNV
- the narH gene encoding nitrate reductase subunit beta, producing MKIRSQIGMVLNLDKCIGCHTCSVTCKNVWTSREGMEYAWFNNVETKPGIGYPKEWENQDKWKGGWVRNANGSINPRIGGKFRVLANIFANPELPGLDDYYEPFDFDYQHLHTAPSGNHQPTARPRSVVSGKRMEKIEWGPNWEEILGSEFAKRRKDRNFDQIQADIYGEYENTFMMYLPRLCEHCLNPACAASCPSGAIYKREEDGIVLIDQEKCRGWRMCISGCPYKKIYFNWKSGKSEKCIFCYPRIEAGMPTVCAETCVGRIRYLGVLLYDADRISEVASTADEQDLYQKQLEIFLDPHDPAVIRQALADGVPQSVIDAAQRSPVYKMAVDWQLALPLHPEYRTLPMVWYVPPLSPIQNAAAAGTVGMSGVIPDVDSLRIPLRYLANLLTAGDEQPVRRALKRLLAMRAYKRSEQVDGTPDLQVLADVGLSVAQVEEMYRYLAIANYEDRYVVPSAHREEAMSDAFAERSGCGFSFGSGCSGSSDTNLFGAKKANRRDIIKTVQLWED
- a CDS encoding nitrate reductase subunit alpha → MSHLLDQLRFFNRKQGEFSAGHGETRKESRDWENVYRSRWQYDKIVRSTHGVNCTGSCSWKIYVKNGLITWETQQTDYPRTRTDLPNHEPRGCPRGASYSWYIYSANRLKYPKVRKALLKLWREARQTLPPVEAWASIVEDRAKADSYKSKRGMGGFIRSSWDEVTQIIAAANVYTVKQYGPDRVVGFSPIPAMSMISYAAGARYLSLIGGTCLSFYDWYCDLPPASPMVWGEQTDVPESADWYNSNYIIAWGSNVPQTRTPDAHFFTEVRYKGTKTVAITPDYSEVAKLTDLWLNPKQGTDAALAQAFNHVIFKEFHLERPSAYFTEYAKRYTDLPVLVLLKPMLGTAPGAGYQPDRFLRASDLADNLGQDNNPEWKTIALDADDQLVSPQGSIGYRWGEQGKWNILPREGGAGREIDLRLSLIGGDVAEVAFPYFAGAGHEHFEHVAGDAVQFRRVPVRSLTLADGSQVKVATVFDLSAANLAIDRGLGGANVARDYDDANVPGTPAWQEQITGVSREKAIQIAREFADNADKTRGRSMIILGAALNHWYHMDMSYRGLINMLMLCGCIGQTGGGWAHYVGQEKLRPQCGWLPLTFGLDWSRPPRQMNGTSFFYAHSSQWRHEKMNMHDVLSPLADKSQFPEHALDYNIRAERAGWLPSSPQFSSNPLHICRDAAAAGMAPKDYVVKAWQDGSLRFACEQPDDPANFPRNMFIWRSNLLGSSGKGHEYMLKYLLGTRNGVMNEDIGQSGDCKPQEAEWVEQGPTGKLDLVTTLDFRMSSTCVYSDIVLPTATWYEKDDMNTSDMHPFIHPLSAAIDPAWESRTDWEIYKSIAKAFSEMSEGHLGVEQDLVTVPLLHDSVGELAQPFGGSDWKSAGVAPQPGKNAPNLQVVERNYPNIYKQFTSLGPLLEKLGNGGKGINWNTEEEVQLLGELNYREQEAGISQGRPKIDTAIDAAEVVLSLAPETNGRVALKAWEALSRFTGIDHSHLAQSKAHEAIRFRDIQAQPRKIISSPTWSGLEDDHVSYNAGYTNVHENIPWRTITGRQQFYQDHPWMQAFGEQLMNYRPPVDTRTIEAVKGKRANGNPEIVLNWITPHQKWGIHSTYSDNLLMLTLSRGGPIVWLSEIDAKRAGIQDNDWIECFNANGAATARAVVSQRVKEGMVMMYHAQERIVNVPGSETTGTRGGHHNSVTRVVLKPTHMIGGYAQQAYGFNYYGTVGCNRDEFVVVRKMAEVDWLDGSRGDELPQPLPTEME
- a CDS encoding peptidylprolyl isomerase; this translates as MTSGCGCGGNGGGNGGCSSSAVHPPQAVGQGPELAVEITPQLIASSEQEWPVVSVNGILIEPQAMAQELQYHPAADRQEAVFLAARALVIRELLQQRIAELGLGARLGAGENQEEAATRLLLEHEVQVPECDEASCQRYYASNRGRFHSAPLLAVRHILLECAPDDAQARAQAFTQAQILCERLVQFPGQFAELARKYSACPSKEQGGELGQISKGQTVPELERQLFTQAQGLVAKPLESRYGWHVLSVDQRIEGQPLPYEAVATAIRTQLQQGVWQKAVVQYLQTLVGAADIRGIRLQGADSPLVQ